A section of the Marmota flaviventris isolate mMarFla1 chromosome 19, mMarFla1.hap1, whole genome shotgun sequence genome encodes:
- the LOC114103142 gene encoding thymosin beta-15A has product MSDKPDLSEVEKFDKSKLKKTNTEEKNTLPSKETIQQEKECVQTS; this is encoded by the coding sequence ATGAGTGATAAACCAGACTTGTCTGAAGTGGAGAAGTTTGACAAATCAAAACTGAAGAAAActaatactgaagaaaaaaatactcttcCCTCAAAGGAAACTATCCAGCAGGAGAAAGAGTGTGTCCAAACATCATAA